A genomic window from Cricetulus griseus strain 17A/GY chromosome 4, alternate assembly CriGri-PICRH-1.0, whole genome shotgun sequence includes:
- the LOC100774997 gene encoding olfactory receptor 145: METRNISFITEFILVGLTKYSETQFPFFFLFLGIYVVTVAGNLGLLTLIGLNSSLHTPMYYFLFNLSFIDLCYSTVITPKLLINFVSAMNTISYEACMTQLFFYCFFVSAECYVLTVMAYDRYVAICKPLLYTVTMSPQVCSLLALIVYVGAFIGAWAHTGCMLRLTFCKDNVINHYMCDILPLLEISCTNTYINELVVFIVVGFDVGVPSITIIVSYTFILSSILQIHSTEGRSKAFSTCSSHIIVVSVFFGSGAFMYLHPSSVLSMDQGKVSTVFYTIVVPMLNPLIYSFRNKEVKVALRKTLSKKIFS, encoded by the coding sequence ATGGAAACTAGGAACATTTCCTTCATTACTGAGTTCATCCTGGTGGGTTTAACAAAATATTCAGAGACCCagttccccttcttcttcctcttcctaggCATCTATGTTGTCACTGTGGCAGGAAACCTGGGCTTGCTCACTCTAATAGGACTGAATTCGTCCCTTCACACTCCTATGTACTACTTCCTCTTTAATTTATCTTTCATTGATCTCTGTTACTCTACTGTCATTACCCCCAAACTGTTGATAAACTTTGTTTCAGCCATGAACACAATTTCCTATGAAGCATGCATGACTCAGCTCTTTTTCTACTGCTTCTTTGTTAGTGCTGAATGCTATGTGTTAACAGTGATGGCATATgatcgctatgtggccatctgtaagCCCCTGCTGTACACAGTTACCATGTCTCCTCAGGTCTGCTCTCTGTTGGCTCTCATTGTATATGTGGGAGCATTTATTGGTGCATGGGCCCACACTGGGTGCATGCTGAGATTGACCTTCTGCAAGGACAATGTCATCAATCATTACATGTGTGACATCCTTCCACTGCTGGAGATTTCTTGCACCAACACTTATATCAACGAGCTGGTAGTATTCATTGTTGTAGGTTTTGATGTAGGTGTGCCCAGCATCACCATCATTGTTTCTTACACATTCATTCTTTCTAGCATACTTCAGATTCATTCCACTGAAGGAAGATCCAAGGCTTTCAGCACTTGTAGCTCACATATAAttgtagtttctgttttctttgggtCAGGGGCATTCATGTACCTCCATCCATCCTCTGTTTTGTCCATGGATCAAGGGAAAGTGTCCACTGTCTTCTATACCATTGTGGTGCCCATGCTCAACCCTTTGATCTACAGCTTCAGGAACAAGGAAGTCAAGGTTGCCTTGAGAAAAACCTTGAGTAAGAAAATATTCTCCTGA
- the LOC100774708 gene encoding olfactory receptor 147 translates to MKIYRRMTDGNYTLVTEFILEGLTNRPELQMPLFFLFLGIYMVTIVANLGLITLISLNSHLHTPMYYFLFNLSFVDICYSSVFTPKMLMNFVVEKNTISYTGCLTQLYFFCFFVITECYILTAMAYDRYVAICKPLLYNVILSPRICAVFVLGAYVMGCWGSLAHTLCMARLTFCDANLVNHYLCDILPVLQLSCTSTYDNEVVVFVLVGMNIVVSTSTTFISYGFIIANILRISSTQGRAKAFNTCSSHIMTVSLFFGAAAFMYMQPSDVESMDKGKVASVFYTNVGPMLNPLIYSLRNKDVKLALKKTLKRKLFS, encoded by the coding sequence ATGAAGATCTATAGAAGAATGACAGATGGAAATTACACCCTGGTGACAGAATTTATCCTGGAGGGCTTAACTAACCGGCCAGAACTCCAAATGCCTCTGTTTTTCCTGTTTCTAGGGATTTATATGGTTACTATAGTGGCCAATCTGGGTTTGATCACACTGATTTCATTGAATTCACATCTTCACACTCCCATGTATTATTTCCTCTTTAACCTGTCATTTGTAGATATTTGTTACTCTTCTGTCTTTACCCCAAAAATGCTAATGAATTTTGTGGTAGAGAAAAACACCATCTCCTACACAGGCTGCCTGACTCAACTCTACTTCTTTTGCTTCTTCGTCATTACAGAGTGTTATATACTGACTGCAATGGCATATGATCGTTATGTTGCTATTTGCAAGCCACTGCTATATAATGTTATATTATCCCCGCGGATATGTGCTGTGTTCGTACTTGGGGCATATGTGATGGGATGCTGGGGCTCCCTGGCCCATACCCTTTGCATGGCAAGACTTACCTTCTGTGATGCAAACCTTGTCAATCATTATCTGTGCGACATCCTCCCAGTGCTCCAGCTTTCCTGCACCAGCACTTACGACAATGAGGTCGTAGTCTTTGTTCTGGTTGGCATGAACATTGTGGTGTCTACCAGTACCACTTTTATCTCCTATGGTTTCATTATTGCCAACATCCTCCGCATCAGCTCCACACAGGGCAGAGCTAAAGCCTTCAACACCTGCAGTTCCCACATAATGACTGTCTCCCTCTTTTTCGGAGCAGCCGCATTCATGTACATGCAACCTTCTGATGTAGAGTCTATGGATAAAGGAAAAGTGGCCTCGGTGTTCTATACTAACGTTGGGCCCATGCTGAATCCCCTGATCTACAGCTTAAGAAATAAGGATGTCAAGCTTGCTCTGAAGAAAACTCTGAAGAGAAAACTATTTTCTTGA
- the LOC100754624 gene encoding LOW QUALITY PROTEIN: olfactory receptor 8D2-like (The sequence of the model RefSeq protein was modified relative to this genomic sequence to represent the inferred CDS: deleted 1 base in 1 codon; substituted 1 base at 1 genomic stop codon): protein MNHSAVTDFILEGLTKHPELQLPLFLLFPVIYMITVVGNFGMILLITISSQLHSPMYYFLSHLSFIDLCYSSVITPKMLVNFVSEKNIISFLECTTQLYFFLVFVIAEGYLLTAMAYDRXVAICSPLLYNIVMSQRVCSIMMAVVYSLGFFGATVHTTRMAMLSLCGSHTVSHYFCDILPLLTLSCSSTHINEILLFIIGGINTLAPTLAVIILYAFILTSILRIRSTEGRSKAFGTCSSHILAVGIFFGSITFMYFKPPSSNNMEEDKVSSVFYTTVIPMLNPLIYSLRNKDVKNALKKLVGFRQSS, encoded by the exons ATGAACCATTCTGCAGTGACTGACTTCATCCTTGAAGGGCTAACAAAACACCCAGAGCTTCAGTTGCCACTCTTCCTCTTGTTTCCTGTAATATACATGATCACGGTGGTGGGGAACTTTGGCATGATACTTCTGATCACCATCAGTTCTCAACTTCATTCCCCAATGTATTATTTTCTCAGCCATTTATCCTTCATTGACCTCTGCTACTCCTCTGTCATCACACCTAAGATGTTAGTGAACTTTGTATCTGAGAAGAACATCATCTCCTTTTTGGAGTGCACGACACAACtctatttcttccttgtttttgtcATTGCTGAAGGCTACCTCCTGAcagccatggcctatgaccgctaagTT GCCATCTGTAGCCCACTGCTTTACAACATTGTCATGTCTCAAAGGGTCTGTTCCATAATGATGGCTGTGGTATATTCACTGGGTTTCTTTGGGGCTACTGTCCATACCACCCGCATGGCAATGTTGTCCCTCTGTGGATCCCATACTGTCAGCCACTATTTCTGTGACATTCTGCCCTTGTTGACTCTGTCTTGCTCCAGCACCCATATCAATGAGATACTGTTATTTATTATCGGTGGGATCAATACCCTAGCACCTACACTGGCTGTCATCATCTTATATGCTTTCATCTTAACTAGTATTCTTCGCATCCGCTCCACTGAAGGACGTTCCAAAGCCTTCGGCACTTGTAGCTCCCATATTCTGGCTGTGGGAATCTTCTTTGGGTCTATAACATTCATGTATTTCAAGCCACCTTCCAGCAACAACATGGAAGAGGACAAAGTGTCCTCTGTGTTCTATACCACAGTGATCCCAATGCTGAATCCCCTAATATACAGCCTAAGGAACAAGGATGTAAAGAATGCATTGAAAAAGCTAGTTGGGTTCAGGCAGTCATCCTAa